Proteins from a single region of Palaemon carinicauda isolate YSFRI2023 chromosome 1, ASM3689809v2, whole genome shotgun sequence:
- the LOC137614666 gene encoding uncharacterized protein → MPFGLNTVPRIFTKLADTVVQQLHTEGVQVVAYLDDWLVWAASKIIRLQAAQKVIQLLEHLGFKINFKKSRLTPAQQFQGLGIQWNLKSHHLSIPSKKRREIAGSVRRLIRYKRISKHQQERVLGSLQFAAVTDPVLKSRLKGKSGGNTHRMLEGIN, encoded by the coding sequence atgcctttTGGACTGAACACAGTCCCAAGgatattcaccaagctagcagacacagttGTTCAACAGCTACAcaccgaaggtgttcaagtggtagcttacttagacgattggttggtatgggcagcatccaagattatTCGTCTGCAGGCAGCGCAAAAAGTGATCCAGCTTCTGGAACACTTAGGTTTCAAAATCAACTTtaagaagtctcgtctcactccagctcaacagttccaggggttgggaatccaatggaacttaaagtcacaccacctctccattccatccaagaagaggagagagatagcgggatctgtcaggagactaatccgttacAAAAGGATTTCaaaacaccaacaggaaagagtcttgggttctctacagtttgcagcagtgacagacccagtgctaaagtcTCGTTTAAAAGGgaagtctggaggaaatacgcatcgaaTGCTTGAAGGGATCAACTAA